The genomic region AGGCAGCTTCAGCGGTGCCGTCGAGGACAAGCCCGGACTGTTCCAGGCGGCCAACGGTGGCACGCTGTTCCTCGACGAAGTGGCCGATCTGCCACTGGCGATGCAGGTCAAACTGCTGCGGGCGATCCAGGAAAAGGCCGTACGCAGCATTGGCGGGCAGCAGGAAGAAGTGGTGGATGTGCGCATCCTCTGTGCCACCCACAAGGACCTGAACGCCGAAGTCAGCGCCGAACGGTTTCGCCAGGACCTCTATTACCGGCTGAATGTCATCGAGCTGCGTGTCCCGCCCTTACGCGAGCGCCGCGACGATATCGAGCCACTGGCGAGCAATGTGCTCAAGCGCCTGGCCTCGGGCAGTGGATTGCCTGCCGCCAGGCTGCACCCACAGGCACTGGATACGCTCAAGAACTATCGTTTTCCCGGCAATGTGCGAGAGCTGGAGAACATGCTTGAGCGGGCCTATACCTTGTGCGAAAACGACCAGATCGAAGCCTGCGACCTGCGCCTGGCCGAAGCCTCGGGTAATACGGCCGAGGCCGGTGAGCCGAGCCTGGCGCAGATCGACAACCTTGAGGACTACCTGGAGAGCGTCGAACGCAAGCTGATCCTCCAGGCCCTGGAGGAAACCCGCTGGAACCGCACGGCGGCGGCGCAGCGATTGAGCCTGTCGTTTCGCTCGATGCGTTATCGCCTGAAGAAACTGGGGCTGGACTGAGTTTACCCAGTCCACCTTGCTTGTGACCTCGCGCGCTGCCCGGCTCCTACAGGACGCGTCCGGCAGGCGCATAAGGTGCCGGATCGATGATCGGCTCGCGCCCCAGCAGCAGGTCGGCAAACAGTTGGCAGGACGCCGGCGCCAACACCAGGCCATTGCGATAGTGACCGCAGTTGAGCCAGAGCCCGTCGAACCCGGGCACCTGACCGATAAAGGGTATCCCCTCCGGCGAGCCTGGCCGCAGCCCCGCCCAGTGGGCAACGGGCTCGACTCCGGCCAGCGCCGGGATCAGTTCCACCGCCGAGGCCTTGAGGCTGTCCAGCGCCGGAACAGTCGGCGTCTTGTCGAAACCTTCATGCTCCAGGGTGCTGCCGATCAGAATGTGCCCATCCCGCCGAGGAATCGCATAACGGCCCTTGGCGAGGATCATGCTTGGCAAAAAATCCGCCGCACATTTGTAGAGGATCATCTGCCCCTTGACCGGCTCGACCGGCAACTCCAGCCCCAGGGTTTTCAACAGTTCGCCGCTCCAGGCGCCAGCGGCCAGCACCACCTGATCGGCCTGAACCTCCCCTGACGAAGTCCGCACGCCAACCACCTTCGAGCCCTCGCGAACAAAACCGGCGACGTCGCACTGTTCCTGGATCGTGACATTGGGTAACGCCTGCAAGGCGGCCTTGAGCGACTTCACCAGCCGCGGGTTGCGCACGTTGGCGACACCAGCCATATGGATCGCGCGCGAGTAACCATCGCCCATGACCGGCACCGCGTCGCGAACCGCCGAGATATCCACGCGACGCAAGGGACGTTGCTCACGTTCGGCCCAGGCCAGCGCCTCGGCCTCGTCATCGAGGTCCAGCCAATAGAGGCCGGTAACATGAACTTCTGGGTCAACACCAGTGCTGGCGAACAGCCGCTCGCCCAACTGTGGATAAAAATCCTGCGACCAGTGGGCCAGAGCCGTGACGGCTGCGCTGTAGCGCCACGGGTACAGCGGCGAAACGATACCGCCGCCGGCCCAGGAAGACTCCTGGCCCAGGCCTGCGCGATCGAGCAGGACCACTCGCTCGACATTCGCTGCCAGATTGAACGCGGTCAATAGACCGATCACCCCGCCACCCACGATTACCACTTGTTGCTGCGTGCTCATCTCTTGATCCAAACCTGTAGGGAGTGCGCTCAGCCGCCCCCGGAAAAACCATCAGCGCCCCCAACAGTCCTTTGTCGTTACACCTGAGCTGGCGCCCGGGTTGCTACGTGCACCCGTCTGGGTAATCGTGAAGCCGCCACATTTGTCACCCACCATCATCGAGCCCGCTGTCGCCGTAGCCGCCAGGGTGAAGTCCTGGGCATTCAGGGTCGGGGTAATGGTGTAATAACCGTTCCCGCCGACGACGCTGGCATTCGTGTAAAAACCATTCCTCGAGTAGTAACGCTCAAGATTCTGCGCCTGCTCCGAAAGCAGCACGGCAATCTCCGTGCGATGGGTACGTTTCACATACTCGATATAACTGGGGTAGGCCACCGCCGCAAGGATACCGACAATAGCCACGACAATCATGAGTTCGATCAAGGTAAAGCCTTTGGCTACCTGCTGCATACGCTGCCTTCCCTATTGAATTTGCCGCCACATGATCCGTCGGCTGCCGCCGCCGCCCTTTTCCGCCATGGAGGTGGTACCGCCGCTGGAGTCACTGAAGATTTTAGTCTGGGCCGTATTGCCGCCCATGATCCCGGTCAGATTCGGGATAGCCGAAAAGTTGAAGCCACTCGAACGCTGGTCAGTGCTATCGACAACACCGTCGCCATTGGTATCGAGCACCGCGTAGCTGAGCATTTTCCCGGTGAACGCATCCAGCTCCACCACCCGACCGGTACCGAAGCTGGCGCAGGGATCGGTGGTATCGACAGCCGCAGTGGTGAAGACGATCCGTCCCAGGGTCGTGCGCGCCGGATAAATCACGCGCTCGCCCGTGGCAACATTGTTGTAGATCAACGGCAGGTACCAGCCGCTCTGTGCCGGGTAAGTCACCGGGTTTTCGCTGGTGGTGATGTATTGGGTGCCATTGGACGTAAACACGCCGGTAATCGATTGGGCCACCAGGTTGCTGACGGTAATCCTGCCAGCCCCGCCATCGGCATCCCAGACCGCATAAAAAGCCTGCTGGTCCTTGCTCAACTTATCCGACGTCTCATTGAATTTACCCGTACCGAAAAACACCATTTTGCCGTTGATCGGATGATCGACCAGCAACGGTTGCGCGGTGATGGGCTGGGTGGCGCCCCCTGGCGCGGTAAACAGCGGCGAACCCGCAAAGGCCAAGCCCCAGCTATTGATCGTGGTGGAACTCAGATCGAACTTCCACATCCGCCCCTTGAGGTCGCCACCATAGGCCGCCTGGACCACGTTCTGGGCATTCACCTTCAGTTTGACCGAGGACAGGCCGTTGGTGGTTTCGGTACTGTCGACCACGATTTTTTTGATCAGCGAACCGTCGCGGATATCGACGATGTACAGCGCCGCGACGCCGGAGTTGCTGCCATACCCATTGGCGATGAACGCCGCCCAACGGCCATCGGGCAAGCGGGCGACCTCTGGTTTGGCGTAGGCGTAGCCGATATCGTTCAGCGGATTGCTGGTATCCGGAGTGTCGGGAGCACGCAGCTCCCACAACGCGTTGTAGACATTCCCCACCGTGGCATCGAACAACTGGACGGCAAAGAATGCCTTGCCTCCCGCGCCCACCCCGCCAAGTGCCACGGTCTTCCAGGCGCTGTTGTTGAATTGCGCATCGAATATCCCGACCTGGCCGTCATTGAGGAATTTGTGGCTGGTACCGTTGATGTAGGCCGGGTCGGCAATGAAATGCAGCGAAGGCAGGACACTGCTGGGCATATAGGCATAGACCCGGGCACCGGTGTTCGAATTGATCACACTCATGAAACCGTCATTGCCATTGACCACCAGATTGCTGTTCATCCCGCTGGCCTTGGTAGTCAGGTAGGTACTGTAGCTGCTATCGCCAACCAGATCGGCTGCGGTCTGGTCGGTGGGCGAAGCCACTGCCAACGGCGAGTTGATGATATCGCCGAGTAACACCGTACGCGTTTTCAACCCGGTTTTATTGGTGCCCTTGCTCCATTCCACCAAGTCGTTTCCGACAATCCCGCTGGGCAGGTTCAGGTTGAGCGCCGTTCGTTGTGTCGTGGAAAAATTGTTGAACGCCAGGGCAACCACCACATTGCTCGTGGTGTTCCACGATTGATACAGGGGCGCAGTGGAACTGGTCCTGATGGTGGTGTCGGTGTTCCAGCTCACCAAATTGGTATTGACCGTGCCATTGGTATTGAAACCGTAGGATTTGATCGTCCCGCGCCAATCCAGAGGGTCGTATCCGGTCTGGAAATAACTGGCGCTCGTGGTGGCGGTACCTGAAATGGCTGAACCGCCACCGCCGGAGCCAGCCTTGGAGGTAATGTCGCTGAAAGCGGCGGACAGCGCCGTATTCAACCCGGCGCTGTCGATCGCCTGGTAATACTTGCCCTGACCATAGGCAGCGGCATCGGAGAGCATCTGGTTGGCCGCCGTGAACCCTACCGTGTAGGTGCCCATGTTCTGTTTCGGAAAATCGGCGCTGTCCCAACTCTTACCCGCCGCGTCGGTTCCGGATGAGCGCATGTCGATGTCATAGGCAAACTTGGCGATATCGTCGAGGTACAGACTATCGCCCTCGTTGTCCCCGCCCGTCGGGTTGTTCCCGTCGTTGTTTTTCCCGTCCCAGTTGGGCAGTTTGTTTGTCCCCTGGGCCAGGGGATCATTCGATGGAAAGGTTCGATCGTAGGTCGGCAAACCGTCGGTGATCACCACGCCATAGTTCTTCTGGCATCGGTACTGGATGGGACTGGTGTAAGTACTCGGAGAGGAATTGTAATAAGGCGCCATGCCACGAAAGTAGCGGGTGATCTCGTAGTAGGTTTCCGCCAACGGCGTGTTGGCAATCGCACTCAAACCATTGATGGAGGTAATCAGCGCGTTGTAATTGGTATTCGCCTGGGTCTGGGTCACAGAGCCGCTGACGGGTGACAGGTCAGCCACCGAGCGCACAATATAACCGCCAGGACCAGGATCGCTGAAGGTCGGCGAATTAAACGTCGCCAGGCCTATGCGCAGCGAGCGGTTTTGCGTCACCAGTGTCTTGGAGACTTCCCGCGCGACATTGATGCGATAGTCATTGGGAACCAGCGTACCCGTGGTGAAATCGGTGTTAGAACCATTGGCTTTCCTCAGCAGGTAGGCCAGGTAGGCCGTCGAATAGCGGGTATTGCCACCGCCGACCGGATCGGGCAGACGCAGGCAGATGGGCGCCTGAAAAAGACCTCTGTAGAAGCCATACCAGTTGCCGCTGAAGGAACAGCCGCCACGATAGAGGTTGCCAACGAAGATATTGGTATCGTCGGCATCCAGCGTTTGCGCACCGAGGCACAGGAAGTCCGAGTTGCAGTTCGCTACCGCCCCCCAGTTCGCATTGGGATCGAAGTCGGCCGCCCAGATAATGCTGTTCATACTGCCGGAGTTGTCGACCAGCAACATGACGTTGGGAGCAACGGCCGCCGCACTCAGCAAAGGCGCGTCAGCAGGCGTGAAGGCATAGGCCGGGGCGCCAAGGTACAACCCCAGCAGCGCCCCCGCCGCCACCTTCAGGCAACGTCGGGCCCAGCTTTCGCGAGGTCTAGTACTTGGCATAGATACTCTCCAGAACCGTACGCGAATTGCCCGAAATGGCGACTGCGGTGATGCGATACAGGGTCGCGGAGGTATTGCTCGGCAGGTTGACCGCCGTCATGGAAGTTCCGATGTTCTGCACCCCGTAGAACCCGTTGCCCGCCGCGACCCAAATCACCCCTGACGTGGTGTCCGTTTGCGCAGACACCAGGGTCGCGGATTCGGGAGGCGGTGCACAGCGAACAGCACCCACACAGGCCGCCAGCGAGTAATTGCTCTGCTGGACCGCATTCTCCCCCATTCGCAAGGCCGCCTCGGCGGTCTGAAAAGACGTATTGCGCAAGGTCACGCTGCCGGCCATCTTTTCCTGCAATGTTGCACTTTGCATGGAAGAAATGCCGATCAGGGTCAACAGCAGGAGAAATACCAGACTGACCAGCAAGGCCATTCCCCCCTGCCCTGCACTGCTCATTCGTGGTCGGCCTTGCCGTGAGAGATTCATGCACACACCTACTGAAGCCGGTTTCGCAAGGCGGCAACCGCCGTGAATGTCTGATTTTTTACCCGATTGTTCGGATCGGACAGAGTGATGCTCAGGCGTACGCTGCGAATGGTCGCCGGGTTGCTGGGGTTAGTGTTGTAATTGAGCACGGCGGTGTCGGTGGCACTGGCGGCGACACCGAATGTCACGTCGAACGCCGCAACATTATTGACCAATGCTGCACCAGTCCCTGCCCCCGTACCTGCCAACAGGAATAACTGGTTGCCGGAATAGGTGTAGGTCAGCTTGCGAATGGGAAACGCCTGCTGTCCACTAGGGGCCGCCACCGCTCCGGTATAGGCTGTGGCAGTGGTGCGGCAGTCGGACGTGATGGTCCAGGTGGGAACGCCGCCACCGGCTCCGATATCGGCCGTCACCAGGACCAGCGACTTGTTGGTGTTGTTCCAGGAGATCGGGGTATTGGCGTTCGCGGCGAAGGTGGCAGGATTGCTCCCGTCAATGATCGCCGTAGTCGTGAGGCAGCCGAACATCCCCACCATGCGTATTTCCTGAATCATCTTGCTCAGGATGAATCGCGCATCCTCCTGCATTCCCGCCGCCGCATTCTGGCTGGCGTAGGTGTTTTTGGCAGCAATGAATATCTGGGCAATCCCCGCGACGATCACCAGGCCGAGGACGAGAGCGATCATCAACTCGATCAGGCCGAAGCCCCGGGACAACTTTCTCATGGCGTCACCACGGGGTCGGTCCCCACCCGGCTGGTCAATACGAAGGTGCGGGTCGGTGCATTCGCCGTCGTCGCGTCGTCGGCTCGCTTATCACCCCAACCAATGGTGATCGTCACCACACGATTGTTGACTGCAATGCTGCCGCTGCCATCCGTCGCAGCAAACGTGGTGATATTGTTCTTGAAGTCGTAGAGATCGGCATCCCGTGCCGCAGTGGAGCCGGCCGTCGCCGTTATCCCCTGCAAGTTGCTGACCGCATAGTTCGCGTCCGGATTGGCCCGGATACGGTCAAGCATGTCGTAGGCAATGAAACTGGCCTGACTGGTCATCAATGAACTGTCGGTGTATTTCAGCGCATTGAGCTGAATGGCCGCCGCCCCCAGCAGGCCCACGGCAAGAATCAGCATCGACACCATGACCTCGATCAGGGTCAGACCGGCCTGTCTCCCTCCGACGATTCGTGGCATCAGCAACTCCCCAGGACAACCCTGCCGTTCAGACAGACATTCACGGTTCGAGTCTCCGCACCCCGGGTATAGACAAAGGTCGCCGCCGCAGACACCCCACCCAGGTTGTTGAAATCCAGACTGCTGACGCCAGCCGTGACGTTCAACGCGGCACCACTGTTCATCGGCGAGATGACCTGATAGTAATTGGTGCGGCCTGCCGCATCGTCGGCCACCGACATCACCACCAGTTGGCTGGTCCAGGCGCTATTGGCCACCTGGGGACGGATACGCGTGCTGATCCCCCGATCGATGGCTTCCAGGCGCGCGTAACTGAGCCCTCGCATCAGATCATTGACCTCGGTATCGGCCTTGGATTTATCGATGCTGCTCTTGAAGGATGGCAACGCGATCGCCGCGAGAATCGCGAAGACCGCGAGGGTGAGCATCAACTCAACCAGCGTAAATCCCTTGTTACCACTGTTCATTACGTCTCCCTCCTGTCCCTCGACTATAACTGGCTCTACAACCTGGAACAGTCATCGCCGGGACGTACGGTTGTTTTCTAGGGATCAACGTGAAGTTTGTCGCCGGCCTTCTCCAAGGAGGGAGAATCCATGTATCAACGAGGCTTGAGCCTGGTAGAGCTGCTGCTCGTACTGGTGGTGGTCGCCATATTGGCAAGATTGGCGGGGCCGTCATTCGGCGAGCTGATCGCTTCCCAGCGCCGCCAACTGTCCGCCGAGCAGTTGGCTCTAGGTCTGCAAACGGCACGGACCGAAGCGATCCTGCGCAGCCAGGCGGTGGTCATCCACGCGATAAACGATGACTGGAGCCAAGGCTGGCGCATCATCCTGGACCTGAGCGGCCAAGGCCCGGAAGACGACAGCAATCCGATGCTGATCGAACGACAGGACAGCGCTCACGGACCGATTGTCGGCAACCAACATGTAAGAAGTTTCGTACGGTTCTCATCGATCGGCGCCCCGACCAACGATGGCGTAGCCGGGGGAACCCTGCATATCTGCGCTGGGCACAAACCCCTGAGCCAGCACCGTGTGGTGCTCGCCAGGACAGGCAGGATCAGGCTTGAAACAGGCGAGAAGCAAGAGGCGCTATGCGGCGCCTCCGACTCAGGACAGCGTGCGAACGCGTAATTCCTTGGGCATGGAGAAGGTGATGTTCTCTTCACGACCGGCCAGCTCATCGGCACCGGTCGCGCCCCAGGCCTGCAACTGCTGGATCACACCGCGTACCAGCACTTCCGGGGCCGAGGCACCGGCGGTGATGCCGATCCGCTCGACACCCTCGAACCAGCTGCGCTGCATGTCTTCGGCACCGTCGATCAGGTAGGCCGGGGTCGACATGCGCTCGGCCAGCTCACGCAGGCGATTGGAGTTGGAGCTGTTCGGACTGCCGACCACCAGCACCACATCGCACTCGTCAGCCAGTTGCTTGACCGCGTCCTGGCGGTTTTGCGTGGCGTAGCAGATGTCGTCCTTGCGTGGGCCGCCAATCGCCGGGAAGCGCGTGCGCAGGGCATCGATGACCCGGCTGGTATCGTCCATCGACAGGGTGGTCTGCGTCACGAACGCCAGTTTTTCAGGGTTGCGCACCTGCAGCGCAGCAACATCCTTCTCGTCCTCGACCAGATAGATGGCGCCACCGTTACTGGCGTCGTACTGGCCCATGGTGCCTTCCACTTCCGGATGCCCGGCATGACCGATCAGGATGCATTCGCGACCGTCGCGGCTATAGCGCGCCACTTCGATATGCACCTTGGTCACCAGCGGACAGGTCGCATCGAAGACCTTCAGGCCACGCCCGGCCGCCTCGCTGCGCACCGCCTGGGAAACACCGTGGGCACTGAAAATGACGATGACGTCATCCGGCACCTGGTCCAGCTCTTCGACGAAGATGGCGCCACGGGCGCGCAGGTCTTCGACGACGAATTTGTTGTGCACCACTTCGTGACGCACATAGATCGGCGGACCGAAGACCTCCAGGGCCCGGTTGACGATTTCGATCGCCCGGTCCACACCGGCGCAGAAGCCACGGGGGTTGGCGAGTTTGATTTGCATGCTGTGCCTCGTGTCTTGCGCGCAAGGGTTGAATCAGTTTGGCCGCTTATGTTGCCTATCGCCAGTCATCCGGCGCCGACAGGTGTTCAGGACAGCGCCTTGACCTCGATGATTTCCACATCGAAGGTCAGGACCTTGCCGGCCAGCGGGTGATTGAAGTCGACGGTCACCTGGGAATCGTCAAACGCCTTGACCACACCCGGCAGCTCGGTATTGGCGGCATCGTTGAAGATCACCAGCAAACCTTCCGACAGTTCCATGTCCTGGAACTGCGAACGCGGCATGACCTGCACGTTCTGCGGGTTGGGCTGGCCAAAGGCGTTTTCCACCGGGACGGTCAGGCTACGCTTGTCGCCAGCCTTGAAACCGAACAGGGCGGCTTCGAAACCAGGCAGCAGGTTGCCATCACCGACCTTGAAAGTAGCCGGCGCCTTGTCGAAAGTGCTATCGACCGTGTCGCCGTTTTCCAGGCGCAAGGCGAAATGCAGGGTCACCTGGGTGTTCTGCCCGATCCGTTGCTCAGTCACTGCGTGTTCAGTCATGAACGGTTTCTCCGGACTTTTTGCTCTTGAACATGTCCAGCGCCAACATCACCGCGCCAACGGTAATCGCGCTGTCGGCAAAGTTGAACGCCGGGAAGTACCAGCGGTTCTGCCAGTGCACGAGGATGAAGTCGATGACATGGCCCAGCGCCACACGATCGTACAGATTGCCCAACGCCCCACCCAGCACCAGCGACAGGGCAATCGCCAGCCAGGTTTCGTTGCGGCCCAGGCGCTTGAGCCAGACCACCAGCACCGCACTGACCACCACCGCGATCAGGGCGAACAGCCAGCGCTGCCAGCCGGAACTCTCGGCCAGAAAGCTGAAGGCCGCGCCGGTGTTGTAGGCCAGGGTCCAACTGAAGTAATCGGGAATGATCACGATCTGCTGGTACAGGGTCAGCGAGCTTTCGAAGTGGAGCTTGCTGACCTGGTCGATGACCAGGACCAGCACGCTCAACCACAACCAGCCCAGGCGGCCGAAACGGCCGGCACTGGCATTAGGCATAGTGACGCACCTCGCCTTCGCCGCTGATGTTGTCGACACAACGGCCGCAGATTTCCGGGTGCTCCGGGTTGACCCCGACGTCCTCGCGGCAGTGCCAGCAACGGGCGCACTTGGCGTGGCCGGACTTGACCACCTTGAGTTTCAGCCCCGGCACTTCGGTGACCACCGCATCCACCGGCGCCAGCGCCAGCGGCGCAACCGTCGCGGTGGAGGTGATCAGCACGAAGCGCAGCTCGTTGCTCAGCTTGTCCAGATCGGCGACCAGTGCATCTTCGGCGAACAGGGTCACTTCAGCCTGCAGATTGCCACCCACCGCCTTGGCGGCGCGCTGCACTTCCAGCTCCTTGTTGACCGCAGCCTTTACCGCCATGACCCGATCCCAGTAGTCGCGACCCAGCTCGAAGCCTTCCGGCAGTTCACTGAGGCCTTCGTACCAGGTGTTGAGCATCACCGATTCGTTGCGCTCGCCCGGCAGGTACTGCCACAGCTCGTCGGCTGTGAAAGCCAGGATCGGCGCGATCCAGCGCACCAGCGCCTCGGAGATGTGGAACAGCGCGGTCTGGCAGGAACGCCGGGCCTTGCTGTCGGCACCGGTGGTGTACTGGCGGTCCTTGATGATGTCGAGGTAGAAGCCGCCAAGCTCCTGCACGCAGAAGTTGTGCACCTTGGAATAGACGTTCCAGAAGCGGTATTCACCGTAGTGCACTTCCAGCTCGCGCTGCAGCAGCAGTGTGCGGTCCACGGCCCAGCGATCCAGGGCGAGCATTTCCTCGGCCGGGACGATATCGGTGGCCGGGTTGAAGCCGCTCAGGTTGGAGAGCAGGAAACGCGCGGTGTTGCGGATACGCCGGTAGGCGTCGGCGCTACGTTGCAGGATCTGGTCGGAGACGGCCATCTCGCCCGAATAGTCGGTCGAGGCGACCCACAGGCGCATGATGTCGGCGCCCAGGGTGTCGTTGACCTTCTGCGGCGCGATCACGTTGCCCAGGGACTTGGACATCTTGCGACCGGCTTCGTCGACGGTAAAGCCGTGGGTCAGCAGTTCGCGATACGGCGCGTGGTTGTCGATGGCGCAGCCGGTCAGCAGCGACGAGTGGAACCAGCCACGGTGCTGGTCGGAGCCTTCCAGGTAGAGATCGGCCCGCGGACCGCTGTCGTGACCGAACGGGTGCGAGCCGCGCAGTACGTGCCAGTGGGTGGTACCCGAGTCGAACCAGACGTCCAGGGTGTCGCTGATCTTGTCGTACAGCGGCGCCTCGTCACCGAGCAGCTCGGCAGCGTCCAGTTTGAACCAGGCCTCGATGCCTTCCTGCTCGACGCGCTGGGCCACCTGCTCCATCAATTCGACGGTACGCGGGTGCAGTTCACCGCTTTCCTTGTTGAGGAAGAACGGGATCGGTACGCCCCAGTTGCGCTGGCGGGAGATACACCAGTCCGGACGGTTGGCGATCATCGAGTGCAGGCGCGCCTGGCCCCAGGCCGGTACGAACTGGGTGTCTTCGATCGCCTTGAGCGAACGTTCACGCAGGGTTGGGCCGGACGTCGGCGCCTTGTCCATGCCGATGAACCACTGCGCGGTGGCACGGTAGATCAGCGGGGTCTTGTGACGCCAGCAGTGCATGTAGCTGTGGTTGATGGTTTCGGTGTGCAGCAGCGCACCGACTTCGGCCAGTTTTTCGATGATGGCCGGGTTGGCCTTGAAAATGAACTGGCCACCGAAGAACTCCAGGGACTCGACATACACGCCGTTGCTCTGCACCGGCGTGAGGATGTCATCGTTGACCATGCCGTAGTGCTTGCAGCTCTTGAAGTCGTCCTCGCCGTAGGCAGGGGCGGAGTGAACCACACCGGTACCGGCACCCAGTTCGACGTACTCGGCCAGATACAGAGGCGACAGGCGGTCATAGAACGGATGACGGAAGTTGATCAGCTCCAGGGCCTGGCCCTTGGCGACAGCAACCACCGAGCCTTCCAGCTTGTAGCGCGCCAGACAGGACTCGACCAGTTCCTCGGCCAGCACCAGCAGGCGGTCACCGACATCCACCAGCGCGTAGTTGAACTCAGGATGGACGTTCAGCGCCTGGTTGGCCGGGATGGTCCACGGGGTGGTGGTCCAGATCACGATCGAGGTCGGCTTGGTCAGCGAGGGCAGACCGAAAGCAGCCGCCAGCTTGTCCTGATCGGCGATCGGGAACGCGACGTCGATGGTCGAGGACTTCTTGTCCTGGTATTCGACCTCGGCTTCGGCCAGCGCCGAACCGCAATCGAAGCACCAGTTCACCGGCTTGAGGCCCTTGAACACGAAGCCGCCCTTGACGATTTCGGCCAGGGCGCGGATTTCACCGGCCTCGTTCTTGAAGTCCATGGTCTTGTAGGGGTTGGCGAAGTCGCCCAGTACACCCAGACGGATGAATTCGGACTTCTGCCCCTCGACCTGTTCGGCAGCATAGGTGCGGCACAGTTCGCGGGTCTTGTCGGCGCCCAGGTTCTTGCCGTGGGTCACTTCGACCTTGTGCTCGATCGGCAGGCCATGGCAGTCCCAACCCGGCACATAGGGGGCATCGAAACCGGCCAGGGTCTTGGAGCGGACGATCATGTCCTTGAGAATCTTGTTCAGCGCATGACCGATATGAATCGTGCCGTTGGCGTAGGGAGGACCGTCGTGAAGGATGAACTTCGGACGATCCTTGCCAATCTCGCGCAACTTCCCGTACAGGCCAATGCTGTCCCAGCGCTGCAGAATCTGCGGTTCGCGCTGTGGCAGGCCGGCCTTCATCGGGAAGGCGGTGTCCGGGAGGTTAAGCGTGGCTTTGTAGTCGGTCATTTCAGGCTCTTTGTAAGCGGTGAACCCTGCCAATGGGCACGGGCGGCGGCGACGTCCGCATTGATCGCCGTCTTGAGCGCCTCCAGAGAGGCGAATCGCTGCTCATCGCGCAGCTTGTGGTGGAAAACCACCGTCAAACGCCGGTTGTACAGATCACCGGCAAAATCCAGCAGATGCACTTCCAGGTGGGCATTGCCATCACCCGCTACCGTGGGCCGCACGCCAATATTGGCGACGCCCGGCCACGGCTGGCCGTCGATCTCGACACTGACCAGGTAAACCCCGGTCAGCGGCACGCGACGACGCTTGAGTTGCACGTTGGCCGTTGGCGTACCCAATTGGCGCGCCAGCTTCTGTCCGTGCAGCACCCGCCCGGCAATCCGGAACGGGCGACCGAGCAGACGTTCGGCCAGAGGAAAGTCAGCCGCCGCCAGGGCGTTACGCACCTGGGTACTGCTGACCCGCAGGCCATCGAGTTCGACGGTCTGCGCCGCCTCGACGGTAAAGCCACTGGCCTTGCCGGCCTGCAGCAGAAAATCGAAATCACCGGCACGGTCGCAACCGAAACGGAAGTCGTCGCCAACCTCCAGATGCTGTACGCCCAGGCCGTCGACCAGGATGGTATCGACGAACTCGGAGGCGCTGAGTTTGCTCAGCCGCTGATTGAACGCCAGGCACAACACCCGATCGACGCCTTCGGCGGCCAACAGTTGCAGCTTGTCGCGCAAGCGTGCCAGACGCGCCGGCGCAGTCTCGGGGG from Pseudomonas asplenii harbors:
- a CDS encoding pilus assembly PilX family protein, which codes for MSSAGQGGMALLVSLVFLLLLTLIGISSMQSATLQEKMAGSVTLRNTSFQTAEAALRMGENAVQQSNYSLAACVGAVRCAPPPESATLVSAQTDTTSGVIWVAAGNGFYGVQNIGTSMTAVNLPSNTSATLYRITAVAISGNSRTVLESIYAKY
- a CDS encoding PilW family protein encodes the protein MRKLSRGFGLIELMIALVLGLVIVAGIAQIFIAAKNTYASQNAAAGMQEDARFILSKMIQEIRMVGMFGCLTTTAIIDGSNPATFAANANTPISWNNTNKSLVLVTADIGAGGGVPTWTITSDCRTTATAYTGAVAAPSGQQAFPIRKLTYTYSGNQLFLLAGTGAGTGAALVNNVAAFDVTFGVAASATDTAVLNYNTNPSNPATIRSVRLSITLSDPNNRVKNQTFTAVAALRNRLQ
- the pilV gene encoding type IV pilus modification protein PilV — encoded protein: MPRIVGGRQAGLTLIEVMVSMLILAVGLLGAAAIQLNALKYTDSSLMTSQASFIAYDMLDRIRANPDANYAVSNLQGITATAGSTAARDADLYDFKNNITTFAATDGSGSIAVNNRVVTITIGWGDKRADDATTANAPTRTFVLTSRVGTDPVVTP
- a CDS encoding GspH/FimT family pseudopilin, translated to MNSGNKGFTLVELMLTLAVFAILAAIALPSFKSSIDKSKADTEVNDLMRGLSYARLEAIDRGISTRIRPQVANSAWTSQLVVMSVADDAAGRTNYYQVISPMNSGAALNVTAGVSSLDFNNLGGVSAAATFVYTRGAETRTVNVCLNGRVVLGSC
- a CDS encoding GspH/FimT family pseudopilin, whose translation is MYQRGLSLVELLLVLVVVAILARLAGPSFGELIASQRRQLSAEQLALGLQTARTEAILRSQAVVIHAINDDWSQGWRIILDLSGQGPEDDSNPMLIERQDSAHGPIVGNQHVRSFVRFSSIGAPTNDGVAGGTLHICAGHKPLSQHRVVLARTGRIRLETGEKQEALCGASDSGQRANA
- the ispH gene encoding 4-hydroxy-3-methylbut-2-enyl diphosphate reductase, whose product is MQIKLANPRGFCAGVDRAIEIVNRALEVFGPPIYVRHEVVHNKFVVEDLRARGAIFVEELDQVPDDVIVIFSAHGVSQAVRSEAAGRGLKVFDATCPLVTKVHIEVARYSRDGRECILIGHAGHPEVEGTMGQYDASNGGAIYLVEDEKDVAALQVRNPEKLAFVTQTTLSMDDTSRVIDALRTRFPAIGGPRKDDICYATQNRQDAVKQLADECDVVLVVGSPNSSNSNRLRELAERMSTPAYLIDGAEDMQRSWFEGVERIGITAGASAPEVLVRGVIQQLQAWGATGADELAGREENITFSMPKELRVRTLS
- the fkpB gene encoding FKBP-type peptidyl-prolyl cis-trans isomerase, with amino-acid sequence MTEHAVTEQRIGQNTQVTLHFALRLENGDTVDSTFDKAPATFKVGDGNLLPGFEAALFGFKAGDKRSLTVPVENAFGQPNPQNVQVMPRSQFQDMELSEGLLVIFNDAANTELPGVVKAFDDSQVTVDFNHPLAGKVLTFDVEIIEVKALS
- the lspA gene encoding signal peptidase II, with product MPNASAGRFGRLGWLWLSVLVLVIDQVSKLHFESSLTLYQQIVIIPDYFSWTLAYNTGAAFSFLAESSGWQRWLFALIAVVVSAVLVVWLKRLGRNETWLAIALSLVLGGALGNLYDRVALGHVIDFILVHWQNRWYFPAFNFADSAITVGAVMLALDMFKSKKSGETVHD